From Pseudomonas sp. stari2, a single genomic window includes:
- a CDS encoding sugar ABC transporter substrate-binding protein — MKTKTRFASLALSLMFASGAVLADMKIGVSMSQFDDTWLTYLRESMDKKAKSYPDGVKLQFEDARSDVVKQLSQVESFISQKVDAIVVNPVDTAATKKITEAAVKAGIPLVYVNRRPDDLNLPKGVVTVASNDLEAGEMQMQYLADKMGGKGDIVILLGDLANNSTTNRTKGVKEVLAKYPDIKVEQEQSGVWLRDKGMTLVNDWLTQGRKFDAVVSNNDEMAIGAAMALQQAGVAKGSVLIAGVDGTPDGLNAVKKGSLAASVFQDAKGQADGSIDTAVRMAKNEPVEPAVWVPFRLITPQNVDQFK, encoded by the coding sequence ATGAAGACCAAGACCCGTTTTGCCTCACTGGCCTTGTCCCTGATGTTCGCCAGCGGCGCTGTGCTGGCCGATATGAAGATCGGCGTCAGCATGTCCCAGTTCGATGACACCTGGCTGACCTACCTGCGCGAATCCATGGACAAGAAAGCCAAGTCCTATCCCGACGGCGTCAAGCTGCAGTTCGAAGACGCCCGCAGCGACGTGGTCAAGCAACTGAGCCAGGTCGAAAGCTTCATCAGCCAGAAGGTCGACGCCATCGTGGTCAATCCGGTGGATACCGCCGCCACCAAAAAGATTACTGAAGCGGCGGTGAAGGCCGGCATTCCGCTGGTCTACGTCAACCGCCGCCCCGATGACTTGAACCTGCCCAAAGGCGTAGTAACTGTTGCGTCCAACGACCTGGAGGCCGGCGAGATGCAGATGCAGTATCTGGCCGACAAGATGGGCGGCAAGGGCGACATTGTGATTCTGCTGGGTGATCTGGCGAACAACTCCACCACCAACCGCACCAAGGGCGTCAAGGAGGTGCTGGCCAAATATCCGGACATCAAGGTCGAGCAGGAGCAGAGCGGCGTCTGGCTGCGGGATAAGGGCATGACGCTGGTCAACGACTGGCTGACCCAGGGCCGTAAGTTCGACGCGGTCGTCTCCAACAACGACGAAATGGCGATCGGTGCCGCCATGGCCCTGCAACAGGCCGGCGTCGCCAAAGGCAGCGTCTTGATTGCGGGTGTCGACGGTACGCCGGATGGCTTGAACGCCGTGAAGAAGGGCTCGCTGGCCGCTTCCGTGTTCCAGGATGCCAAGGGGCAGGCCGACGGCTCCATCGATACGGCGGTGAGAATGGCGAAGAACGAGCCGGTCGAGCCGGCGGTCTGGGTGCCGTTCCGCCTGATCACGCCGCAAAACGTTGACCAGTTCAAATAG